In Onthophagus taurus isolate NC chromosome 6, IU_Otau_3.0, whole genome shotgun sequence, a genomic segment contains:
- the LOC139430098 gene encoding uncharacterized protein, giving the protein MSDHTVKHIKRPMNAFMVWSRIRRKHISNDYPRLHNSEISKVLGTEWKTLSECDKRPFIDEAKRLRTQHMMDHPGYKYKPRRKPKQDNKEILKDKLKIVSNTTEHHVFKPISFLPQVNSSAPLHNITEDQPHHGYLIHNGGLHSLPSKDLLIHHDVSNGKVTYGNLFEDKLSLPSYTSLASAIQQSALLRAASLYGYHDVVPNSTQIYFQQI; this is encoded by the exons atgTCTGATCATACCGTAAAGCATATTAAAAGACCGATGAACGCTTTTATGGTTTGGTCGAGAATACGAAGAAAACATATTTCGAATGATTATCCGAGATTGCATAATTCGGAAATATCGAAAGTTTTAGGAACTGAATGGAAAACTTTATCTGAATGTGATAAAAGACCATTTATTGATGAAGCGAAAAGATTGAGGACTCAACACATGATGGATCACCCCggttataaatataaaccaaGAAGGAAACCGAAACaagataataaagaaattttaaaagataaattgaAGATTGTTTCAAATACAACCGAACATCATGTTTTTa aaCCCATTTCATTTTTGCCACAAGTAAATTCTTCTGCACCATTACATAACATAACCGAGGATCAGCCGCAtcacggatatttgattcacAACGGAGGACTGCATTCTTTACCAAGCAAGGATCTGCTCATCCATCATGATGTTTCCAATGGAAAGGTGACATATGGAAATTTGTTCGAGGATAAACTGTCCTTGCCGTCCTACACTTCTTTGGCGTCGGCCATTCAGCAAAGTGCTTTGTTGAGAGCCGCCTCTTTGTACGGATATCACGATGTAGTCCCTAATAGCACGCAGATATACTTCCAACAAATATAA